A section of the Miscanthus floridulus cultivar M001 unplaced genomic scaffold, ASM1932011v1 fs_643_1_2, whole genome shotgun sequence genome encodes:
- the LOC136532497 gene encoding uncharacterized protein, which yields MGEALTFAHRKAIKSQVLADFVAEWTDTQLPPAQVQTECWTIYFDGSLTKTEAGAGLLFISPLGVHMRYKVRLHFPASNNAAEYEALVNGLQIATELGARRLDILGDSQLIVDQVMKESNYLDPKMEAYCKLVRHLEDKFDGLELNHVARKFNEAADKLARMASA from the coding sequence atgggggaagccctgacctTTGCACATCGGAAAGCAataaagtctcaggtcttggccgattttgtggccgagtggaccgacacccaattgccGCCTGCTCAAGTGCAGACAGAATGCTGGACTatatacttcgacgggtctctgacaaAGACCGAGGCAGGCGCGGGCCTGCTCTTCATCTCCCCCCTCGGGGTACATATGCGCTACAAGGTTCGGCTCCACTtccccgcctccaacaacgcagccgagtacgaagccctcgtcaacggcttgcaaatCGCCACCGAACTTGGAGCACGGCGTCTCGACATCCtgggcgactcgcagctcatcgtcgatcaagtcatgaaggagtcaaactacctcgaccccaaaatggaggcatactgcaaacTGGTACGTcacctagaggacaagttcgatggtctcgaactcaaccacgtcgcGCGTAAATTCAATGAGGCCGCGGACAAATTAGCAAGGATGGCGTCGGCATGA
- the LOC136532496 gene encoding uncharacterized protein, which translates to MKTSDGDDEGEVRRGPLDHLPDVGETVPGASASSPVLPGGGGADPGSAIARSGAEADTPEARALGKRTVGPVGSAAAVEQVAAEATQLPPQRTEGVPGSIEDQPAPMDMEAMPLPPPPPLRTRVAMVKRLPSRLCRKRPTEVPTLAPLKALKVNPGSTAHWVVEAQAALQRGAASTRDDPKESATQGGAAKAALTQEGEAASPPHDGEVRGLDAAEVLLATETTGSAVPGVSQAGATEAAAPRTIEAAAAGTGALATAEATMAEVGAPETTEATMAEVGAPRIVDADVIVAGLPAQEVEMKAAEALAAPLVQGPPPLREGAREVEVLPISSDDTSQAQEMAGADVAGVVEQPVPAPGEGSSALVWVRPEPHG; encoded by the exons atGAAGACCTCAGACGGGGATGATGAGGGCGAGGTgaggcggggtcccctggaccatctccctgacgtaggggagacggtgcccggggcaTCGGCCAGTAGCCCAGTGCtccccggaggaggaggagcagaccCGGGGTCAGCAATTGctcgctccggggccgaggccgacacgcccgaggcacgggcgttgggcaaacgcacCGTCGGCCCAgtgggctcggcggcggcggtggagcaagtggcggcggaggcgacgcaactgcccccgcagaggaccgagggggtgccggggtccattgaggaccaaCCAGCGCCGATGGACATGGAAGCCATGCctctgccgccaccaccgccctTGCGGACAAGGGTCGCCATGGTGAAGCGGTTGCCGTCCCGCTTgtg CCGGAAGCGACCcacggaggtgcctaccttggcgccccttaaagcgctcaaggttaaccctggctccaccgcccactgggtggtggaggcgcaagccgccctgCAACGTGGCGCGGCATCGACGAGGGATGACCCGAAGGAGTCGGCCACTCAAGGAGGGGCTGCCAAGGCGGCCCTAACACAGGAGGGGGAGGCAGCGTCTCCGCCCCACGATGGCGAGGTCCGTGGGTTGGATGCGGCTGAGGTTCTCTTGGCCACCGAGACCACCGGGTCCGCGGTCCCTGGGGTTTCACAGGCTGGGGCGACGGAGGCTGCAGCGcccaggaccatcgaggccgctgCGGCGGGCACCGGAGCCCTCGCGaccgccgaggccacgatggcggaggtcggagcccctgagaccaccgaggccacgatggcggaggtcgGAGCCCCCAGGATCGTCGACGCTGACGTGATCGTGGCGGGGTTGccagcccaggaagtggagatgaaggcggcggaggccttggcggcacccttggttcaaggcccgccaCCGTTGCGGGAGGGCGCCCGGGAGGTGGAAGttcttccgatctcctccgacgacacTTCCCAGGCGCAGGAGATGGCCGGCgccgatgtggccggtgttgtgGAACAGCCGGTCCCGGCCccaggcgagggaagctcggccctcgtgtgggtgcgacccgagccccacgggtag